In Silene latifolia isolate original U9 population chromosome 3, ASM4854445v1, whole genome shotgun sequence, a single window of DNA contains:
- the LOC141649548 gene encoding uncharacterized protein LOC141649548, whose translation MARKKITKNPPKPKKSKAKTRLYFGNCSDLHLDMDTSAVSSSLTVPNSETTMAVSNTDSETTVAVPQSEEARTTRTMGEIMGIPVINLSAIVEDAQTDTENEDDDGEGWTTVSDDVQPEIEYWSSAVVCYVLEGNSPWELLSGFINRLWGKYKYDKISFLPNGAFLVHFPTLECKTLVLQQGFPMFNNKPLIVKPWSEECSLAKEKVKFVPIWVRLCGLPLKFWGASSLAKISTLLGKFMRCDAATMEKTKLGYARIMIEVEVGQKFPDKIFFKDAKGNDISVLVEYEWKPDVCASSPTGGTTVTYVVATLAASGGLSRQDGHHVSPITTVSTLVRQEFQTSTIVRPLGSPTYAEVVSPKGHGNGGLSISPDSLYGLVETKIKTIDCTGMLSSFGQQWRGVSNIQYHPGGRIWLIWLDHIFNVNVISMSDQQITARVVEIASGNEFLFSVIYGSNDDGERLLLWDDLKGLKDNWNGPWSMCGDFNNLLDFNEGIGRPVFWNEIVHFKECVCLTTTLTYAIGEWLGKLDPISVVTKQRSLKYPLKQLNRNRFSDVEKVVEIAKIRLTDLQIQMHNDPTNPVILESKSVTSDEYRALVKANFSFLSQKAKIKARQMHNKILQIHDKEGLLHTSPQNIEHAFLDYYIDLSGTNAPTASVHTPTVRAGPLITDHHINILMKPVHPDEVKNFIFAIPATKSPGSDGFNSQFYRDSWDVIGRDITGAVLDFFATDLLPAVISFTSASQKSFALDLERFFLILSIVAREGLLKETFRFHPMCGHIRLNHLLFADDLLMFCKDNVESIMWLLKAFSTFPSSSGLCLNRDKTDIYFNGLRNEIMEDIIKISGFRSGKLPFKYLGVPISSKKITKLATKKDHLWVKWVNHVYMKGNDWRDYTTPSYCSWSWKKIIHVKDIFKQGYTNDLWQNHTSPYFVAAGYHWLRTQTVKVPWRFLCWNNLNVPKHSFIFWASQHCKLFTLNRMARMGLGTITTCFICGLEDQSHAHLFYNYVYRKKCVGLLQDKLQLIFPADNMIKWYSLGRG comes from the exons ATGGCAaggaaaaaaatcacaaaaaatccTCCTAAACCTAAGAAATCTAAAGCAAAAACTCGTCTTTATTTTGGTAATTGCTCTGATCTACACTTGGATATGGATACTTCTGCAGTTTCCTCATCCTTAACAGTACCGAATTCTGAGACAACAATGGCGGTTTCGAATACTGATTCTGAGACAACAGTGGCGGTTCCGCAATCCGAGGAGGCAAGAACAACACGTACTATGGGTGAAATTATGGGTATTCCAGTGATTAATCTTAGTGCTATAGTGGAGGATGCTCAGACTGATACGGAGAATGAAGATGATGATGGCGAAGGTTGGACTACGGTTTCTG ATGATGTTCAACCTGAGATTGAATACTGGTCTTCTGCGGTGGTCTGTTATGTCCTGGAGGGTAACTCTCCATGGGAGCTTCTATCTGGTTTTATTAATCGCTTATGGGGCAAATATAAATATGATAAGATTTCATTTCTTCCTAATGGGgcttttttagttcattttcctACCTTGGAATGCAAAACCTTGGTCCTGCAACAGGGTTTCCCTATGTTTAACAATAAACCCCTTATTGTTAAACCTTGGTCTGAGGAGTGTAGCTTGGCTAAGGAAAAGGTTAAATTTGTCCCTATTTGGGTGAGACTTTGTGGACTGCCTTTGAAATTTTGGGGTGCTTCTAGTCTGGCGAAAATTTCAACTCTCTTAGGAAAATTCATGAGATGTGATGCTGCAACAATGGAAAAAACCAAACTTGGGTATGCCAGGATTATGATAGAGGTTGAAGTGGGCCAAAAATTTCCAGATAAAATCTTTTTTAAAGATGCAAAAGGGAATGACATCAGTGTGTTGGTGGAGTATGAGTGGAAAcctgatgtttgtgcttcat CTCCTACTGGTGGCACTACAGTAACCTACGTGGTGGCCACACTAGCAGCTTCTGGAGGATTATCTAGGCAGGATGGCCATCATGTGTCTCCAATCACTACTGTATCCACTTTGGTAAGGCAAGAATTTCAAACTTCTACTATTGTGAGGCCTCTAGGTTCTCCTACATATGCTGAAGTTGTTAGTCCTAAGGGGCATGGGAATGGGGGACTGAGTATCTCACCTGACA GCTTATATGGTTTAGTAGAGACTAAAATAAAGACCATTGATTGTACTGGTATGTTGTCTTCTTTTGGTCAGCAATGGAGAGGAGTGAGCAATATTCAGTATCATCCTGGGGGTAGGATTTGGCTTATTTGGTTGGATCATATTTTCAATGTTAATGTGATAAGTATGTCTGATCAACAAATTACTGCTAGAGTTGTAGAAATTGCTTCTGGAAATGAGTTTCTTTTCTCTGTTATTTATGGTTCCAATGATGATGGGGAGAGATTATTATTATGGGATGATCTTAAGGGACTCAAGGATAATTGGAATGGACCTTGGAGCATGTGTGGGGACTTTAACAATCTTTTGGACTTTAATGAAGGGATTGGGAGGCCTGTTTTTTGGAATGAAATTGTGCATTTTAAGGAATGT GTTTGTTTGACCACAACCCTTACATATGCTATAGGAGAGTGGTTAGGCAAATTAGACCCCATTTCAG TGGTCACTAAACAAAGGAGCCTTAAATATCCCTTGAAACAACTTAATAGGAACAGATTTTCTGATGTGGAGAAAGTAGTGGAGATTGCTAAAATCAGACTTACTGATCTGCAAATTCAAATGCATAATGATCCTACTAATCCTGTTATTTTAGAATCTAAATCTGTTACTTCTGATGAGTATAGAGCTCTTGTTAAAGCTAACTTTTCCTTCCTCAGTCAGAAAGCAAAG ATTAAGGCTAGACAGATGCACAATAAGATTCTGCAAATCCATGACAAGGAGGGTCTGCTACATACTTCTCCTCAGAATATTGAGCATGCTTTCCTTGATTATTACATTGATTTATCGGGTACTAATGCTCCTACTGCCTCTGTTCATACTCCCACTGTTAGAGCTGGCCCCCTCATCACTGATCACCATATTAATATCTTAATGAAGCCAGTTCACCCTGATGAAGTTAAAAATTTTATCTTTGCTATTCCTGCCACTAAGTCACCTGGTTCTGATGGGTTCAATAGCCAATTTTATAGAGACTCTTGGGATGTTATTGGTAGAGACATTACTGGAGCAGTTCTGGATTTTTTTGCTACTG ACTTATTGCCTGCTGTAATATCCTTTACAAGTGCATCACAAAAATCCTTTGCACTAGACTTGGAGAGGTTCTTCCTGATATTATCAATTGTAGCCAGGGAGGGTTTGTTAAAG GAGACTTTTAGGTTCCATCCAATGTGTGGGCATATAAGACTCAACCATCTTTTATTTGCGGATGATCTTTTAATGTTCTGCAAAGATAATGTGGAGTCTATTATGTGGTTGTTAAAGGCTTTCTCTACTTTTCCTTCATCTTCTGGGCTTTGTTTAAATAGAGATAAAACTGATATTTACTTCAATGGGTTAAGGAATGAAATTATGGAAGATATTATAAAGATTTCCGGTTTCAGAAGTGGAAAACTTCCTTTCAAATATCTTGGGGTACCTATCTCTTCTAAGAAAATCACTAA GCTTGCTACAAAGAAAGATCATTTATGGGTTAAGTGGGTCAATCATGTCTATATGAAAGGTAATGACTGGAGGGACTATACTACCCCATCATATTGCAGCTGGTCTTGGAAGAAGATTATTCATGTTAAGGACATTTTCAAGCAAGGGTACACTAATGATTTATGGCAAAATCACACTTCTCCATATTTTGTTGCAGCTGGTTATCATTGGCTTAGAACTCAGACTGTCAAGGTTCCTTGGAGATTCCTCTGTTGGAACAACTTGAATGTACCTAAACATTCATTCATTTTCTGGGCCAGTCAGCACTGTAAACTCTTTACTCTTAATAGAATGGCGAGAATGGGACTGGGGACTATCACTACCTGTTTCATCTGTGGTCTGGAGGATCAAAGTCATGCCCATTTATTTTATAATTATGTGTATAGGAAGAAATGCGTTGGTCTTCTGCAGGATAAACTTCAGTTGATTTTCCCTGCAGATAATATGATCAAGTGGTATTCCTTAGGAAGAGGTTGA
- the LOC141646238 gene encoding pectinesterase 1-like, giving the protein MATLFKKKNSRNFFTITTVLFLVNFVFTSSATNFIPADGGKIESWFQSVIKPLSLRKGTLEPSLVEAENAVEIIKVRKDGSGKFKTITDAVKSIDIGNNNRVIISIGPGEYKEKIKIERFKPYITFYGTDPKNMPIISYSGTAAQYGTVDSATLIVESDYFVGVNLVIANSAPRPDGKRVGAQAVALRISGDSAAFYNCKFKGFQDTICDDKGDHFFKDCYIEGTVDFIFGEARSIYLNSEIRVIPGDPLAYIVAHARKNADGVGGYSFVHCKVTGTGHNAFLARAWMEAARSVYSYCTLTDVVHPEGFSDNRRPQMQKTVYFGEYKNTGPGASVKGRAKFAKQLTDNEAQKFITLDYIEATKWLLPPPKV; this is encoded by the exons atggctACCTTATTCAAGAAAAAAAATTCAAGAAATTTTTTTACGATAACAACAGTTTTGTTTTTAGTTAATTTTGTTTTTACCTCTAGTGCAACAAATTTCATACCAGCTGATGGCGGTAAGATTGAAAGTTGGTTTCAAAGCGTTATTAAACCTCTTag TTTACGGAAAGGTACTTTAGAACCTAGTTTAGTGGAAGCTGAAAATGCAGTTGAAATTATCAAAGTGAGAAAAGACGGTAGTggaaaatttaaaacaattacagATGCGGTGAAAAGTATTGATATAGGAAATAATAATCGTGTGATTATATCTATTGGTCCTGGAGAATATAAGGAAAAAATTAAAATTGAGAGATTCAAGCCATATATCACTTTCTATGGTACTGATCCAAAAAACATGCCAATTATATCCTACTCTGGTACAGCAGCCCAATATGGGACCGTGGATAGTGCAACCTTAATTGTGGAGTCTGACTATTTCGTTGGTGTGAACCTTGTCATTGCG AATTCTGCACCAAGACCTGATGGTAAGAGGGTTGGTGCACAAGCTGTCGCATTAAGGATTTCGGGTGATTCAGCAGcattttataattgcaagttcaAAGGATTTCAAGATACCATATGTGATGACAAAGGCGACCATTTTTTCAAGGATTGCTACATTGAAGGAACTGTTGATTTTATTTTTGGTGAAGCTAGATCAATATATCTG AATTCAGAGATAAGAGTGATACCAGGAGATCCACTTGCCTATATTGTTGCTCATGCAAGAAAAAATGCAGATGGCGTAGGTGGATACTCATTTGTCCATTGTAAAGTGACTGGAACAGGTCATAATGCCTTCCTAGCTAGAGCCTGGATGGAAGCTGCACGTAGTGTCTACTCGTACTGTACTCTTACCGATGTTGTCCATCCCGAGGGGTTTTCAGACAATCGGAGACCACAAATGCAAAA GACTGTATATTTTGGAGAGTATAAAAACACCGGACCCGGTGCATCCGTCAAAGGGAGAGCTAAATTTGCCAAACAGCTAACTGACAACGAAGCACAAAAATTCATAACCCTTGACTATATTGAGGCTACGAAATGgctgcttcctcctccaaaggTGTAA